In the Nicotiana tabacum cultivar K326 chromosome 16, ASM71507v2, whole genome shotgun sequence genome, one interval contains:
- the LOC107824914 gene encoding G2/mitotic-specific cyclin C13-1-like, producing the protein MKKQEKEAIMADLENCGRVTRLAKKRAAEAMASHQQQHPSKKRVVLGEIQNFSNLGVSQIKGLNTEPKKQPKSKQQQSKRKLKRAVTSKIDKEELNVDNVDANYDDPQMCSAYVSDIYDYLRKMEIEEKRRPLPDYLEKVQKDLSPNMRGVLVDWLVEVAEEYKLLSDTLYLAVSYIDRFLSTNVITRQKLQLLGVSSMLISAKYEEISPPHVEDFCYITDNTYTKEEVVKMEADVLKTLNFEMGNPTVKTFLRRFTGVAQEDYKTPNLQLEFLGYYLAELSILDYSCVKYVPSLLAAAVVFLSRFTLQPNTHPWSLALQQYSGYKAADLKECILILHDLQLSRRGGSLAAVRDKYKQHKFKCVSSLTSPVEIPASFFEDMRQL; encoded by the exons ATGAAGAAGCAAGAGAAAGAGGCAATAATGGCGGATTTAGAAAATTGTGGCAGAGTTACACGGCTAGCCAAGAAAAGGGCAGCAGAGGCTATGGCCTCACATCAACAACAACACCCTAGTAAGAAACGGGTGGTTTTGGGCGAGATTCAGAATTTTTCTAATCTGGGTGTGAGTCAAATTAAGGGTTTGAACACTGAGCCTAAAAAACAACCCAAATCGAAGCAGCAGCAATCTAAGAGGAAACTGAAAAGGGCTGTGACTAGTAAAATTGATAAGGAGGAGTTGAATGTGGATAATGTTGATGCTAATTACGATGACCCTCAGATGTGTAGTGCTTATGTTTCTGATATATATGATTATCTTCGTAAAATGGAG ATTGAGGAAAAGAGGAGACCTTTGCCTGATTACTTAGAGAAAGTTCAGAAGGATTTGAGCCCAAACATGAGAGGGGTATTAGTCGATTGGCTAGTGGAAGTTGCAGAGGAATACAAGCTACTTTCAGACACTTTATATCTTGCTGTTTCCTACATCGATAGATTCTTATCAACAAATGTCATCACCAggcaaaaacttcagcttttggGTGTTTCGTCAATGCTCATTTCTGC GAAGTATGAGGAGATTAGTCCACCACATGTTGAAGATTTTTGTTACATAACGGATAACACATATACTAAGGAAGAGGTGGTGAAAATGGAAGCTGATGTGCTTAAAACACTCAACTTTGAGATGGGAAATCCCACAGTGAAAACATTTCTCAGAAGATTTACTGGGGTTGCTCAAGAAGATTATAAAACCCCCAATTTGCAGTTGGAGTTTTTGGGCTATTACCTAGCGGAGTTAAGCATATTGGATTATAGCTGTGTGAAATACGTACCTTCTTTGCTGGCTGCTGCTGTGGTATTCCTTTCGAGGTTTACACTACAACCTAATACACATCCTTGGAGTTTGGCTCTTCAACAATACTCGGGATATAAAGCAGCGGATTTGAAGGAATGTATTCTTATCTTACACGACTTGCAATTAAGTAGAAGAGGAGGCTCTTTAGCGGCTGTGAGGGACAAATATAAGCAGCATAAG TTTAAGTGTGTGTCATCGTTGACCTCTCCAGTGGAAATACCAGCTTCATTCTTTGAAGATATGAGACAATTGTAA